From Desulfurellaceae bacterium, the proteins below share one genomic window:
- a CDS encoding haloalkane dehalogenase, with the protein MSESISAQDPYERKRVAVLDSDMAYVDIGSGDPVVFLHGNPTSSYLWRNVIPPVAAAHRCLAPDLIGMGDSGKNPAGSYRFVDHARYLDAWFEALDLTQSVTLVVHDWGSALGFSWAHRHPDRIKALAYMEAIVQPLTWASWPETARNIFQAMRSPAGEDMVLQKNVFVERILPASVIRGLGDEEMTVYRRPYLEPGESRRPTLTWPRQIPIEGEPADVTRIVEAYGAWLSTSPIPKLFVNADPGVILTGPQREFCRSWPNQKEVTVKGTHFVQEDSPREIGRAVAELLA; encoded by the coding sequence ATGAGCGAAAGCATTTCGGCCCAAGACCCCTACGAGCGCAAACGCGTCGCCGTGCTGGACAGCGACATGGCCTATGTCGATATCGGCAGCGGCGATCCGGTCGTCTTCCTGCACGGCAACCCGACCTCGTCCTACCTGTGGCGGAACGTCATTCCGCCCGTAGCCGCCGCCCACCGGTGTCTGGCCCCGGACCTGATCGGTATGGGCGATTCGGGCAAGAATCCGGCCGGTTCCTACCGCTTTGTGGACCACGCCCGCTATCTGGACGCCTGGTTTGAGGCTCTTGATCTGACACAGAGTGTGACGCTGGTCGTCCACGACTGGGGCTCGGCCCTGGGGTTCTCCTGGGCCCACCGGCATCCCGATCGCATCAAGGCCCTGGCCTATATGGAGGCGATTGTCCAACCCCTGACCTGGGCGAGCTGGCCGGAAACCGCGCGCAATATCTTTCAGGCCATGCGCTCGCCGGCCGGCGAAGACATGGTGCTGCAAAAAAACGTCTTTGTGGAGCGCATCCTGCCGGCCAGCGTGATCCGGGGGCTGGGCGACGAGGAAATGACGGTCTACCGACGCCCCTACCTGGAGCCGGGCGAGTCGCGGCGGCCGACCCTGACCTGGCCGCGTCAGATCCCGATCGAGGGCGAGCCGGCCGATGTGACCCGGATTGTCGAGGCCTACGGCGCCTGGCTGTCAACGAGCCCCATCCCCAAGCTGTTCGTCAACGCCGACCCGGGCGTCATCCTGACCGGCCCGCAGCGCGAGTTCTGCCGCAGCTGGCCGAACCAGAAAGAAGTCACGGTCAAGGGCACCCATTTTGTGCAGGAAGACTCACCGCGTGAGATCGGCCGGGCGGTTGCCGAGCTGCTGGCCTGA
- a CDS encoding nitroreductase family protein: MADEMGVFETMYSMRAMRRLKPDPVPLETIRKILEAGTQAPSGQNIQGWAFVVLQDPDTKKFFQERYHKAILDRFGDNMRPDPNDPSPFARSVRAALHLAEHMHEAPVVLLVCGKRDWPFAVPKDKRVGHAPPSYGSIYPCVQNILLACRALGLGASLTTMHQMFEDELHERVGIPDDYGVVATIPIGFPSGKFGPVKRRPAPEVTHFDTWGQHQPS; the protein is encoded by the coding sequence ATGGCTGACGAAATGGGCGTTTTTGAGACTATGTATAGCATGCGGGCGATGCGTCGCCTCAAACCCGATCCGGTTCCCCTGGAAACGATCCGCAAAATCCTGGAAGCCGGCACCCAGGCCCCGAGCGGCCAGAACATCCAGGGCTGGGCGTTTGTCGTGCTGCAAGACCCGGACACAAAAAAGTTCTTCCAGGAACGCTATCACAAAGCCATTCTCGACCGCTTCGGCGACAATATGAGACCCGACCCCAACGACCCCTCCCCGTTCGCGCGCTCGGTGCGCGCAGCCCTGCATCTGGCCGAGCATATGCACGAGGCGCCGGTCGTGCTGCTGGTGTGCGGCAAACGCGACTGGCCGTTCGCCGTACCCAAGGACAAGCGGGTCGGCCACGCCCCGCCCTCGTACGGCTCGATCTATCCCTGCGTCCAGAACATTCTGTTAGCCTGTCGGGCCCTGGGGCTGGGCGCCAGCCTGACGACCATGCACCAGATGTTTGAGGATGAGCTGCACGAACGGGTCGGCATTCCCGACGACTACGGCGTGGTGGCCACGATTCCGATCGGCTTCCCCAGCGGCAAGTTCGGCCCGGTCAAGCGCCGACCCGCCCCCGAGGTGACCCACTTCGACACCTGGGGTCAGCACCAGCCGTCGTAA
- a CDS encoding acyl-CoA dehydrogenase family protein, with translation MYSFDLSPEQRQLKDTVHRFAVEEIIPVAAEYDKKEELPLDICHKAWELGFLNPQVPTTYGGLGLGVMDTCLIDEEMIYGCAGIALNMVANNLAALPLLIAGDEAQKQRYLGQLAAEPSFGAFALTEPGAGSDAAGITTSYRKVGDEFVLNGTKHFITNGTIADWYVVFATQDRDDRHGGISCFVLPSDTPGITANRMHNKMGQRASDTAEIVFEEARVPRAGLVGAEGAGFKVAMRTFDHSRPEVGAFAIGISQRALDESLKYAQQREAFGQTIANFQAIQFMLADMAIELEAMRLLTYKAAWMLDQGAQASIVSSYAKAFGADRTMQITTNAVQIFGGYGYLGEYPVEKLMRDAKLLQIYEGTSQIQRVVIARHLLKGV, from the coding sequence GTGTACAGTTTCGATCTCAGCCCGGAACAGCGCCAACTCAAGGATACGGTGCATCGTTTTGCGGTGGAAGAAATCATTCCCGTTGCCGCCGAGTACGACAAGAAAGAGGAGCTGCCGCTCGACATCTGCCACAAGGCCTGGGAACTCGGCTTTCTCAACCCCCAGGTCCCAACCACATACGGTGGCCTGGGTCTGGGGGTGATGGACACCTGCCTGATCGACGAAGAGATGATCTATGGTTGTGCCGGCATCGCCCTCAATATGGTGGCCAACAACCTGGCCGCCCTGCCGCTGCTGATTGCCGGAGACGAGGCCCAGAAACAGCGCTATCTGGGCCAGCTGGCCGCAGAGCCGAGCTTTGGTGCCTTTGCCCTGACCGAGCCCGGGGCCGGTTCCGACGCCGCCGGCATTACGACCAGCTATCGCAAAGTCGGCGACGAGTTCGTCCTCAACGGCACCAAGCACTTCATCACCAACGGCACGATTGCCGACTGGTATGTGGTCTTTGCGACCCAGGACAGGGACGACCGACACGGCGGGATTTCGTGTTTCGTGCTGCCGTCGGATACGCCCGGCATCACCGCCAACCGGATGCACAACAAAATGGGCCAGCGCGCCTCGGACACGGCCGAGATTGTGTTTGAGGAGGCACGCGTGCCGCGGGCCGGGCTGGTCGGCGCAGAGGGGGCGGGCTTCAAGGTGGCCATGCGGACCTTTGATCACAGCCGTCCCGAGGTCGGCGCGTTTGCCATCGGCATCTCCCAGCGGGCCCTGGACGAGTCGCTGAAATATGCCCAGCAGCGCGAGGCATTTGGCCAGACGATTGCCAATTTTCAGGCCATTCAGTTCATGCTGGCCGACATGGCGATTGAACTTGAGGCCATGCGGCTGCTGACCTACAAGGCGGCCTGGATGCTGGACCAGGGCGCCCAGGCGTCGATTGTGTCGAGCTACGCCAAAGCCTTTGGCGCCGATCGGACGATGCAAATCACCACCAACGCGGTCCAGATCTTTGGCGGCTACGGCTACCTGGGCGAGTATCCGGTTGAGAAGCTGATGCGCGACGCCAAGCTGCTCCAGATCTACGAGGGCACCTCGCAGATTCAGCGCGTGGTCATCGCCCGGCATTTGTTGAAGGGCGTGTAA
- a CDS encoding enoyl-CoA hydratase/isomerase family protein, translated as MDYTTIGFEVDDQIATITLKRPDNANALNIDMSRELMQAAIQCSEDSAIRAVLLTGTGRMFCAGGDLKSFAAHGRGAPLAAHLKEVTIYLHSAVSRFLRMDPPLIGVINGVAAGAGMSMACACDLVLAAESSRFTMAYTRAGLTPDGSSTYFLSRAVGMKRATELVLTNRMLSAQEAHEWGIVNQVVPDAELMDRARELAASLASGATGAFGAAKRLLHTGWTETLETQMELEAQAIAARAHTADGDEGISAFLEKREPKFSGR; from the coding sequence ATGGACTACACGACCATAGGTTTTGAGGTTGACGATCAGATTGCCACGATTACGCTCAAGCGTCCCGATAACGCCAACGCGCTCAACATCGACATGTCCAGAGAACTCATGCAGGCCGCCATCCAGTGCAGCGAAGACAGCGCTATTCGGGCCGTGCTGCTGACCGGCACGGGTCGCATGTTCTGTGCCGGCGGGGATCTCAAGAGCTTTGCCGCTCACGGACGCGGAGCGCCCCTGGCCGCCCACCTGAAAGAGGTCACCATCTATCTGCACAGCGCGGTGTCGCGCTTTCTGCGCATGGACCCGCCGCTGATCGGCGTCATCAACGGGGTGGCGGCCGGCGCGGGCATGAGCATGGCCTGCGCCTGCGACCTGGTCCTGGCCGCCGAATCGTCCCGGTTCACCATGGCCTACACCCGGGCCGGCCTGACACCCGACGGCTCTTCGACTTATTTCCTGTCGCGGGCGGTCGGCATGAAACGGGCCACCGAGCTCGTCCTGACCAACCGGATGCTGTCGGCCCAGGAGGCCCACGAGTGGGGCATCGTCAATCAGGTCGTACCCGACGCCGAGCTGATGGACCGCGCCAGGGAGCTGGCCGCCTCGCTGGCCAGCGGGGCGACCGGCGCGTTCGGCGCGGCCAAACGGCTGCTGCACACCGGCTGGACCGAGACGCTTGAAACCCAGATGGAGCTGGAAGCCCAGGCCATCGCCGCCCGGGCGCATACGGCCGACGGGGACGAGGGGATCAGCGCCTTTTTGGAAAAACGGGAGCCCAAATTCAGCGGCCGATAG